In Sphingobacterium sp. R2, the genomic stretch GACAGAAAGCAATTCAGGAAATAATCAGCTTGCTATCTTAAGCAAGTTTCCTTTGGACTCAGTTCAGACTGTATCATTTGAGGAACGTCCGAATTGTGCGATTTTCGTCGATCTTTCCTTTAAAGGTGAAAAGATCCGAATTGGAACTTGCCATTTGCAAACGACAAATTGGAACCAGGTGAAAGGAAATCTATTGGCTGCCGAAAATGTAGTGGTTAAATGGTGGAGTGCAATTAAAACAATGTCGGGAAATTTCAGGTTGAGAGGTGCCCAGGCAGATTGTTTAAGAAATATAATCGATAAATCACCTTTTCCTACACTTATTTGTGGAGACTTCAATAACAGTCCTAACTCATATAGTTATCATAAAATTAAAGGAAATCTAAAGGATGCGTTTTGCGAAGCGGGTAATGGATATGGCTATACCTATGCCTATTTAATGAAGCTCTTCCGGATTGATTTTGTTTTCTTTTCCGGCAATGAATTCCGGGCTATAAATTATAGTACAGGCAATGTTGACTATAGTGATCATCTTCCTGTATTAGTTGATTTAAAGATAAATTGATATTGTATAATATTTTTGCTACACAAATTATTGCAGCAATTAATAACGTAATATTGGTTTATGAATGGTAAAGAATGATTGGATCCTTCTATATAATATCTAATTAAGTTATAATGATCTATGGAAATTGATTTTTCAACGTATAATATTCTCATCGTAGAGGATTCTGAGTTAAATCTTTTTGTATTAAAAGAAATCTTAGAGCGCGAACATTTCACCGTATTCTCTGCTTCAGGTGCTAAAGGAGCATTCGAAAATTTGGGAAATCATCGGATTGACCTTATTTTAATGGATGTTGTCATGGGCGAAAAAAATGGATTTGATCTGACAGCGGAGTTGAAATCCATGGAACAGTATAAACATATTCCGGTATTGTTTATTACGAACTTAAAGTCTGCTGATGATGTTGTGCGTGGATTTGATAGTGGTGGTGTTGACTACGTTTCGAAGCCTTTTAACAAAAAGGAATTACTTCAACGTATCAAACATCAGATCAAGCTTATTGAATCGGGCAATACGATTGCCAAACAGACAGCACAGCTTCAGGAAGCAATATTAAACCGGGATAGAATGTATGCTATTCTGGCACATGATCTCCGAAGTCCAATATCTTCATTAAAAATGATCTTAAATATTTTGACCATGAGCCCCGAAAGCAGTAATACTGGGTATGCCGATATGGTCAATACTGGGAATGATATCGCTGAGCAACTTTTTAGCGTTTTGGACAATTTGCTCAAATGGACTAAAAATAGCTTGGGTGTACTAAGTTACATGCCCCAGGAAATTGAGTTTGATGAAATGGTTAAAGGTGTAGTTGAGACGCTACAACCGACAGCCAAGTTGAAAAATATCGACATACAGTTAACTTTAGAGTCTAGTTTGCAGATCTTTTTTGATGTAGACATTATGAAAAGTATGTTGAGGAATCTTTTGATCAATGCGGTGAAGTTTAGCCACGAAAATTCCCTGATCAGGCTCAATTTATATCGCGATAAAGATGATGCTGTTGTCGAATTTATCGATACAGGAGTGGGAATGAGCTTGGATGCACAGCGTCAGTTACAAGACCAAATTATGGAAGAGGGTAAGATTACGCCAATGCGGGAAAAAGGTAAGGGTTTGGGACTGTGGGTTGTTTACCATTTTATCCAACAAAACGGTGGGGCCTTCTTTTTCGAATCGGAAGAACATATCGGCTCACGTTTCGGCTTTCGTGTTCCATTGCTGGATAACCTGTCTAACCATTAAAAATTCACAGTATAAATTACTAATTTATGTATAACCTAAAAAAAAGAGTATTAGTATCGGGAGGAGCTGGATTTATAGGTTCACATCTGTGCGAACGTTTGCTTAAGGACGGGAACGAGGTCATCTGTATGGATAACTTCTTTACTGGGGATAAATCTAACATCGTTCACCTATTGCAAAACCCTTATTTCGAGCTTGTGCGGCATGACGTGACAGAACCTTTTTTAGCTGAGGTGGACGAAATATATAATCTTGCCTGTCCCGCCAGTCCAGTTCACTATCAGTATAATCCGATAAAAACGATTAAAACATCCGTTATGGGGGCAATCAATATGCTTGGACTTGCAAAACGGGTAAATGCGCGTATTTTACAGGCCTCTACAAGTGAAATTTATGGCGACCCACACATCCATCCACAGCCTGAGAGCTATTGGGGAAATGTGAATCCTATTGGTATTCGTTCCTGCTATGACGAAGGAAAGCGATGTGCCGAAACATTGTTTATGGATTATCATCGGCAACACCATATTGCGATAAAGATCGTTCGGATTTTTAATACCTATGGTCCACGTATGCATCCACAGGACGGGAGAGTAGTATCTAATTTTATTATGCAAGCCTTACAAAATAAAGATATTACCATTTATGGAGAAGGCAGTCAGACCCGAAGTTTCCAGTACGTAGATGACTTGGTAGAAGGAATGATAAGAATGATGGCTGCAGAACCCTCTTTTATCGGACCAGTAAATATCGGTAACCCCAATGAATTTACTATATTCCAATTAGCGGAACAGGTGATCTTACAGACTGGCTCAAAATCGCAGATTAAGTTTTTGCCATTACCTCAAGACGATCCACAACAAAGGAAGCCTGATATTGAAGTAGCCAAAAATTGCCTGGACTGGAATCCCAAGATTCAACTTGAAGAGGGATTGTCGAGGACAATAGACTATTTTAAAACATGTTTATAAAAAATTTATAGTGATTGTATTTCCCGTTTATACAGCGATCACTTGACCTTTATGCTGATCGATATGATCAAGGAGTGATTCATTTAAGATGGGTGAAGTTCTTAACATCTCACGAATCGGGTATTTCTCAACTATATTTTTTAAAGCGTCAAGATGGCGTTGGTGATGAAGGTCGGTTCCGACAAAATCATACATACCGGATTTCAATAGGGTCATCGCGATAGCTTTGACATCAACCCCATAGTATCGGCTTAAGGAAAGTAGATTTAACTGGAGTAAGCAGCCTGCATCTTTGATCTGCTTATAAATGTTAAAATTGCTATGGTAATAATTATAACGTTCAGGATGAGCTAGAATAGGTTTGTAACCTAATTTTTGTATATTCAATATGGTATGAAACAAAGCTTTCGATTCGGATAAATAAGACATTTCAATCAATACATAACCGCCTGGCATTACGCATAGTTCATTTTCACGGATCAATAAAGAAAGATTTTCATCAATCATATGTTCAGCCGCGCCAAATATATCCACATCATTGCCGGATTTCTTTAATCCCGCTACCAGTGAATCTTTCGCATGTTCAATACTAAATTTGGTGTTCTGATGTACGCCGGCCATGATATGTGGAGTACAGATAAACTTTTTAAGGCCTAAGCGCTGCAGTTCCTGAATATAATGTAGGGATTGTTGCACAGAGTTACTTCCATCGTCAATACCTGGTAACAGATGGTTGTGCATGTCTACTTGTAAAAATTCCAACTGCGCTAAAGAGCGGATTGATGAAGTCTTTTTCCCAAACAAATTACTAAAAAATCCCATGATGCAAATCTTATTATTGTTGTGCAAATAGTGTAGTAAAAGGACTGGTGTTTCAAGCTATATAAGTGAAGGGTAAGTTACAAATTCCTTTCCATGACTACGCGGTACCTATTACAAACAATATGCCAATAATTACATCGATATGCATAAGGCCGAATGATATGCTTTAAACCTCCGGCAAATGACATTAGAGAATTATTTTTTATCAGTCTACATATGTTAAATATGATGCGCTGTGCTATTAATTATACTCTATTCATGCCATTATTTTTTGAATGTAACAGTTTCGGTATAATAGTTGCTTAGTCCACGATGATAAATCGATCGATAGGGTTCTTTTTAATGATATTTTATCGTAGGAGTAATTTGAGTGCGAAAATTTAACTATCTTGCATTTCCTTTATAAAATATTATAACAAAGCCATATCAGATAGTGTCCGTTTGTCGCAGACACGGTCAGTAACATTTAATAAAATAAGAGAAAAAGCTATGATGGGTTCTCTAGGAGATTTAAGAAGGCGCCTGAGAAAGGACAATCCAAGATGGGTCATTTTAATGATCGACATGTGGTTTGTGTTTGCAAGCTATGTGTTTTCTAATTATGTGGTCAACAACTTCAAGGGAGTATTTGATATCGAATTGATGTTAAAAAAAGTTGTCGTTATATTGCCAATTTACCTGTTGATGTTCTTATGTTATGATACCTTTCGAGGAATTGTTCGACAAACTGGCATTCGAGACACTATTAAAATATTTAAAACGGTGGGATCTGCCTATATTCTGATAATGGTTTTCACGTTTATTATCAAAACTATCTTTAATAAAGGAACTTTGGCAGGAGATTATCTCAGATTGTCGTATGGCGTATTGACGATGCAGGCTACAATTTTGCTGGTCATTATGGTAGGGGCGCGTGTAATCTATCGGACTATTTATGAATATCTTTTTCTGCCAGGTAGGAAAGGGGAGAATGTATTGATATTTGGTGCTTCGAGACCAGGGCTAGTATCATTTTCTTTATTAAAGGAAGACCAGCGGACGAAGTATCAGGTGGTCGCCTTTGTTGAAGATAAAATATCACGGATAGGTAAGCGCTTGGCAGGTTTAAAAATTAAAGATATTACCGAAATTACGAAAGAATATGTGGAGAAATGCCATATAACTCAAGTAATCATTGCGGTTGAAAATAACGATCCCGAACGGCTTGAATATGTCTCAGATTGGTTTCAAAATCTTGGGCTTGAACTGAAAATAATGCCACCGGCCCGGATATTACTTAACTCCGGCGCCAAACGTGAAATTCGACCTTTAAAGATAGAAGATTTATTGGGACGTAAACCGATTAAGTTGGATCATCCAGAAATTGAAGACGAAATGCGCGGTAAAGTTATCTTAGTAACAGGTGCCGCTGGATCTATTGGTTCGGAATTAGCTCGGCAGATTGCAAGACGGCATTATAAGAAATTGATCCTTCTTGATCAAGCAGAGTCCGCAATTTATGATGTACAGCAATCCATTAAGGCTACTTTTGCTGAGCATTTACATTGTGTCGTTGGGGATGTGCGGAATTTTGCATTTATGCAACGGATATTTGACGAATATAAACCTGATTTGGTTTTCCATGCAGCGGCTTATAAGCATGTTCCATTGATGGAAGCTAACCCTTACGAGTCCATCCAGACTAATGTATTGGGAAGTAAAATAGTTGCGGATCTCTGTATGCATTATGGTACAAAAAAGATGGTCATGGTATCCACAGATAAAGCCGTAAACCCTACCAATGTTATGGGAGCCACCAAACGTATGGCTGAGATTTATGTAAGTAGTTGCAGCGGAAAATCTGATACGAGCTTTATTATCACTCGGTTTGGCAATGTACTTGGTTCAAATGGCTCGGTTATACCGCTATTTGAAAAGCAGATGGCCGATGGCGGTCCATTGACGTTAACTCATCCAGACATCACACGTTTTTTTATGACTATTCCTGAAGCTTGTCAACTTGTGCAAGAAGCGGGTGTAATGGGAAAAGGAGGTGAGATTTTTGTATTCGATATGGGCAAGTCTGTTAAAATAATCGATTTGGCCAAAAGAATGATCAAACTAAAGGGGTACCGTTACCCTGAGGATATTGATATCAAAATTGTTGGATTGCGCCCAGGAGAAAAAATTTATGAAGAACTTTTGGCAAACAATGAAAATACGGTGAAAACACATCATCCAAAAATCATGATTGCAAAAGTAAATCATGATGAGCTTTCACTTAAAGCGGATCGTATTAATGCCATCTGTCAACAGATTTTGGATGCCGATACACTACTGCCTGATTTTATGGGGCTTGTCGCTGCGATGAAGGAAGTCGTGCCAGAGTTTAAATCTCAGAATTCGGAATATGAAGTGTTGGACACGGTCGTAAAGAAGAAAGAAATTGAATTAGTTCATGAGAAACCCATAGAGGTACCCGTATATTCTTTGGTAAAGAATGTGTTGTAAATTTTATTTTAAGTCCAGTCCGACATTTAAGCAAACCGAATATAGCAAAAAAGCTCTCCATAAGAGGGCTTTTTTGCTATATTCGGTTTGCTTATGGATTAAAGCTTGTCAATTTACAAAAATCATCCTAATTTTAACGAACTATTTAGCGAAGTTATCACTTGTAGGCGAATGGTCTAAACTATCGAGAGTTATTATATGAATAAAACAGTTTTAATTACCGGGGGAGCCGGATTTATAGGTTCACATGTTGTGCGTGAGTTTGTGCTGAAGTATCCAGAATATCAAATTATCAATCTGGATGCATTGACCTATGCCGGCAATCTCGAGAATTTAAAAGATATCGAGCACTTACCAAATTATACTTTTCTTAAAGCAGATATTACAGATCAGCAGCTCATTGTGGATGTTTTTCAAAAATATCAGCCAAATGGAGTTATCCATCTGGCAGCCGAGTCTCATGTTGACCGTTCGATTGTTGATCCTACAGCTTTCGTGATGACCAACGTGATTGGAACTGTCAATTTATTGAATGCAGCCAATGCAATTTGGAAGGATAATTTTGAAGGGAAGCGTTTTCATCACGTATCTACCGATGAGGTATTTGGTGCGCTTGGCGATACGGGATTTTTTACTGAAGAGACAAAATATGATCCTCATTCACCTTATTCCGCTTCTAAGGCAAGTTCGGATCATTTTGTCCGGGCTTATCATGATACCTACGGCTTACCTATTGTTTTAACAAACTGTTCAAACAATTATGGACCTAATCATTTTCCTGAGAAATTGATTCCGCTTTGCATTCATAATATTTTAAATAATAAGCCTCTCCCGGTTTATGGCGATGGAAAATATACCCGCGATTGGTTATATGTAATTGATCACGCAAAAGCTATAGATCTCGTTTTTCATGAGGGTAAAAATGGTGACTCATATAACGTCGGTGGATTCAATGAGTGGCAAAATATAGATCTGATCAAAGAGCTATGTAAACAAA encodes the following:
- a CDS encoding endonuclease/exonuclease/phosphatase family protein, whose product is MAQEFEFRPFSITGALVRFVVVIVALLTSLSFLALFISPQTTVFFQWLGVLLPALVFSNLLFLIIGLYRRSWYSICPLIAILANFHYFAKIIQVNSTEQNETADIRLASYNVREFKMIYNLSSMEQIASYIESQQVNTLCLQEVPADCSVSKLKEVFGQFPYLIMTESNSGNNQLAILSKFPLDSVQTVSFEERPNCAIFVDLSFKGEKIRIGTCHLQTTNWNQVKGNLLAAENVVVKWWSAIKTMSGNFRLRGAQADCLRNIIDKSPFPTLICGDFNNSPNSYSYHKIKGNLKDAFCEAGNGYGYTYAYLMKLFRIDFVFFSGNEFRAINYSTGNVDYSDHLPVLVDLKIN
- a CDS encoding response regulator; translated protein: MEIDFSTYNILIVEDSELNLFVLKEILEREHFTVFSASGAKGAFENLGNHRIDLILMDVVMGEKNGFDLTAELKSMEQYKHIPVLFITNLKSADDVVRGFDSGGVDYVSKPFNKKELLQRIKHQIKLIESGNTIAKQTAQLQEAILNRDRMYAILAHDLRSPISSLKMILNILTMSPESSNTGYADMVNTGNDIAEQLFSVLDNLLKWTKNSLGVLSYMPQEIEFDEMVKGVVETLQPTAKLKNIDIQLTLESSLQIFFDVDIMKSMLRNLLINAVKFSHENSLIRLNLYRDKDDAVVEFIDTGVGMSLDAQRQLQDQIMEEGKITPMREKGKGLGLWVVYHFIQQNGGAFFFESEEHIGSRFGFRVPLLDNLSNH
- a CDS encoding UDP-glucuronic acid decarboxylase family protein; amino-acid sequence: MYNLKKRVLVSGGAGFIGSHLCERLLKDGNEVICMDNFFTGDKSNIVHLLQNPYFELVRHDVTEPFLAEVDEIYNLACPASPVHYQYNPIKTIKTSVMGAINMLGLAKRVNARILQASTSEIYGDPHIHPQPESYWGNVNPIGIRSCYDEGKRCAETLFMDYHRQHHIAIKIVRIFNTYGPRMHPQDGRVVSNFIMQALQNKDITIYGEGSQTRSFQYVDDLVEGMIRMMAAEPSFIGPVNIGNPNEFTIFQLAEQVILQTGSKSQIKFLPLPQDDPQQRKPDIEVAKNCLDWNPKIQLEEGLSRTIDYFKTCL
- a CDS encoding CpsB/CapC family capsule biosynthesis tyrosine phosphatase; the protein is MGFFSNLFGKKTSSIRSLAQLEFLQVDMHNHLLPGIDDGSNSVQQSLHYIQELQRLGLKKFICTPHIMAGVHQNTKFSIEHAKDSLVAGLKKSGNDVDIFGAAEHMIDENLSLLIRENELCVMPGGYVLIEMSYLSESKALFHTILNIQKLGYKPILAHPERYNYYHSNFNIYKQIKDAGCLLQLNLLSLSRYYGVDVKAIAMTLLKSGMYDFVGTDLHHQRHLDALKNIVEKYPIREMLRTSPILNESLLDHIDQHKGQVIAV
- a CDS encoding SDR family NAD(P)-dependent oxidoreductase, giving the protein MMGSLGDLRRRLRKDNPRWVILMIDMWFVFASYVFSNYVVNNFKGVFDIELMLKKVVVILPIYLLMFLCYDTFRGIVRQTGIRDTIKIFKTVGSAYILIMVFTFIIKTIFNKGTLAGDYLRLSYGVLTMQATILLVIMVGARVIYRTIYEYLFLPGRKGENVLIFGASRPGLVSFSLLKEDQRTKYQVVAFVEDKISRIGKRLAGLKIKDITEITKEYVEKCHITQVIIAVENNDPERLEYVSDWFQNLGLELKIMPPARILLNSGAKREIRPLKIEDLLGRKPIKLDHPEIEDEMRGKVILVTGAAGSIGSELARQIARRHYKKLILLDQAESAIYDVQQSIKATFAEHLHCVVGDVRNFAFMQRIFDEYKPDLVFHAAAYKHVPLMEANPYESIQTNVLGSKIVADLCMHYGTKKMVMVSTDKAVNPTNVMGATKRMAEIYVSSCSGKSDTSFIITRFGNVLGSNGSVIPLFEKQMADGGPLTLTHPDITRFFMTIPEACQLVQEAGVMGKGGEIFVFDMGKSVKIIDLAKRMIKLKGYRYPEDIDIKIVGLRPGEKIYEELLANNENTVKTHHPKIMIAKVNHDELSLKADRINAICQQILDADTLLPDFMGLVAAMKEVVPEFKSQNSEYEVLDTVVKKKEIELVHEKPIEVPVYSLVKNVL
- the rfbB gene encoding dTDP-glucose 4,6-dehydratase produces the protein MNKTVLITGGAGFIGSHVVREFVLKYPEYQIINLDALTYAGNLENLKDIEHLPNYTFLKADITDQQLIVDVFQKYQPNGVIHLAAESHVDRSIVDPTAFVMTNVIGTVNLLNAANAIWKDNFEGKRFHHVSTDEVFGALGDTGFFTEETKYDPHSPYSASKASSDHFVRAYHDTYGLPIVLTNCSNNYGPNHFPEKLIPLCIHNILNNKPLPVYGDGKYTRDWLYVIDHAKAIDLVFHEGKNGDSYNVGGFNEWQNIDLIKELCKQMDEKLGREQDSSMQLITFVKDRPGHDLRYAIDATKINKELGWYPSVTFEEGLSRTIDWFLSNQEWLEHVTSGDYKKYYDNQYKGA